In the Bacteroidota bacterium genome, one interval contains:
- a CDS encoding MATE family efflux transporter, whose amino-acid sequence MVGQIRPTKGVQTLLGDPKKAILKLSAPMMLGMLMQALYNVADGFWVAGLGTNELAAIGLFFPFFIILISLGTGIGIGGGSAISRRIGKKNKKEADNSAVQTIIIGFIITALITFPIYPFLENIFIAIGESKEVGALASDYAKIIFCGSILIIFFQIFNAILRGEGDANRSMYAIVIGALLNIALDPLFIYYFDMGVIGAAWATVISYFVSTVIITYWLFVKKNTFIELNFKKYKFDKKINLEILEVGIPSALAQISMSLTMLALNIIIAKVGGTDGIAIFTSGWRIVMLGTIPLVGMATGVTAVTGAAFGAQNKNKLKTAFFYAIKIGFILELFVGLSIFIFANQIAYLFTYSEGSEKIYDDLVTFLKITAFLYPTIPFGMLTSSMFRGVGKGRRSLTVTIFRTIILQIPVAYLFAIVLNLGLEGAWYGILTGNFFAVIFTFLWGKHTVETIIPNE is encoded by the coding sequence ACAAAGGGAGTACAAACACTATTAGGTGATCCAAAAAAAGCAATTCTCAAATTATCTGCACCCATGATGCTTGGAATGTTAATGCAAGCACTTTACAATGTTGCCGATGGATTTTGGGTTGCAGGTCTCGGCACAAATGAACTTGCTGCAATTGGATTGTTTTTCCCATTTTTTATAATTTTAATTTCTCTTGGTACAGGAATTGGAATTGGTGGTGGCTCTGCAATTTCAAGACGTATTGGAAAAAAAAATAAAAAAGAAGCAGACAATTCTGCTGTTCAAACAATTATTATTGGATTTATAATTACTGCCCTTATTACATTTCCAATCTATCCATTTCTTGAAAATATTTTTATTGCCATTGGTGAAAGCAAAGAGGTTGGTGCCTTAGCAAGCGATTACGCTAAAATTATTTTTTGCGGAAGCATTTTAATAATATTCTTTCAAATATTTAATGCTATATTACGTGGTGAAGGAGATGCTAACCGTTCTATGTACGCAATTGTGATTGGAGCATTATTAAATATCGCACTTGATCCACTATTTATTTATTACTTTGACATGGGAGTTATTGGTGCGGCATGGGCAACTGTAATTTCATATTTTGTTTCTACTGTAATTATTACTTATTGGCTTTTTGTTAAAAAAAATACATTTATAGAGCTTAATTTCAAAAAATATAAATTTGATAAAAAAATAAATCTTGAAATTCTTGAAGTAGGAATTCCTTCAGCTTTAGCACAAATATCAATGTCGTTAACAATGCTGGCTCTAAATATAATTATTGCCAAAGTAGGAGGAACTGATGGCATTGCAATTTTTACGAGTGGTTGGAGGATTGTTATGCTCGGAACTATTCCATTGGTAGGAATGGCAACTGGTGTAACTGCTGTAACGGGTGCTGCTTTTGGTGCACAAAATAAAAACAAATTAAAAACCGCATTTTTTTATGCAATTAAGATTGGTTTTATACTTGAATTATTTGTTGGTTTGTCAATATTTATTTTTGCAAATCAAATTGCATATTTATTTACATACTCAGAAGGCTCTGAAAAAATTTATGATGATTTAGTTACTTTCCTAAAAATAACTGCATTCCTTTATCCAACTATTCCCTTTGGAATGCTTACATCTTCAATGTTTCGTGGCGTAGGCAAAGGTAGAAGATCGCTAACAGTTACCATTTTTAGGACAATTATTTTGCAAATTCCTGTTGCTTACTTATTTGCCATAGTTCTAAATCTCGGACTTGAAGGTGCCTGGTACGGAATTTTAACAGGAAACTTTTTTGCTGTTATTTTTACATTTTTATGGGGGAAACATACGGTAGAAACAATTATTCCTAATGAATAA